The Anoplolepis gracilipes chromosome 7, ASM4749672v1, whole genome shotgun sequence genome segment AAACTTTTGagtattaaaatacttaatattgttataattattggAAGAATAAGAACtagtattatttctataaacattttgtgaattttatttatagaccGGAAGATTGAAATGATACTTCTCGAAGAAGCAGATTTGTATGCAGTTATTAACTGTTTGAAAATTGAAGACGTGTCttctttaagtaaaatttggGTCCACGAATCAATAAAACAGACttttcaattacatataatgaaatgttTTGAGGATTTCAGTGTTCctattcatatatttcaatcaaagCGAGAATtactaagaaatattaatggatttgaaatattattaaagtattctCAAATAAGAATACTGTCCATGTGGTCAGAAGATATTGTTACTGCAAGAAATTTAGCAATGTCTGTGAAggtacattatttaaattataaacacaatattactaaaaagTGTGGTTATCAAagcaatctttatttttaacagaatCAGCAcgttatattcataaatacaCACATGAATTTTTGCGCTGGTATCTTACTTCCTTATGGAGTATTATATGACTTCGAATATATAATGAACTCTAGTATCACTAAAAAAGTTATGGAAAATATaagttatgaaaaatataaatgcctAATAAATCcatacataaatgtaaaaaataatgagttttctaaatattatgatttgttttataatggCACGTGGCAGAAACCCTTACAACAAACATATTTTCAttggataaataataatattttattggcaGATGCGACATGGTAGGACGAAGTACATACTTCTCTGATCTTATTTCTtatctgtaataatttttttaatttaagaaaattaatacattaaaagtttaacttAATCATTTAACTTCTTGTGTAGGGAAGATATTATGAGATGTAAAGAGTCAGCTGCAAAAGGTTTTAAAATTTGGAGTGCTGAGTCCATTAATTCTAGAATGGCTGTATTATCCCGTcttgcattaatattaaaatccaaGGGGtatgtacaaattattaaaaaaaatttttttatatttctatttttaatttttatttattattgtttttcataattttttaataattttctttcttttcttttttagtgaAACTTTATTAGCACATACAGTGTCAAAATGGCTTAAATTGCCATATTTCTGTATAAATACTTTAACTCGTCATGAAACTGAACAATTTGAAATAACAAAGGTTCGTCAGCCAAGGAGTATTGTTCTCCTTGAAGAGAAAGATAATGTTACCATGTTTCGTGAATTAACGCAAACTTTAATTGCTGGCAATTCTATTATTGTGATGTGTAATCCAGATTTGTGTACTCTGGCACCATATTGTGACGTGTTTTCAACAGCCAGAATACCACCAGGTGTTATAAATCTCTTGTCCACTACGCAATACCTAAGCCCCGATTTGGCAGATTTGACGAAATTAAACCCGGAGGAAGTATATTCACAGCTTACTATGAACAAGTATGTTGTAGCTTgccttaaataattttgataccatagcatatatttaatgtttgtgagatttaatatgattttataggatattatatataaattataaacacacATTTAcgtattattctaatattacatattaaataattatttagattttagaaaaatgtttcagtcATCcattaatatagtttttttgaaataaatttgtttctcAATTCCTTATCTCTCATTTTTATACCATTGtatcttttagttttatatcacaaaaggttatttattatgatagttaaagatttaaaaattataaatgttgttttaatattgtataaatattttaatcttttgtttTACACATGCaccataataaataaataaaataattaaaattatagtggAACAATTAAAGGACAAAAGTCTAGAAACGTAaggttgtaaaataaaaatatttaattaataggcATGATGAATGATTACCCTAATACACGATATGACCtttgaaaatctataaaaacagAATCTCTTCAGCGAaagatttatatgttaaaagaaattagatatattgttatatattgcataaaaaaattttaaattgtactgCGTgtgtttaattgtattttaacttTGAAGATATAAATGATACAGATTTGTGTTTTTTAACAAAAcgaaaagttacaaaattataaaaattatcagaacATAACAagtatttaaacaaatagcatgatatctttgtattatttcttaaaaaatttttatatataaaataaataaacgtaatatGAACAGCGTGTTACAGATTATTTACATATGCCTCTCTTCAATCTttagtacaatttttattttagtagtattaatattaaaaaattattaattttaaaatgatttgcATAATCATTGTTTTGTTATTctctactaaaatatatattttttttacacaagcACAAGGtcgtttttttatgtttacatCGATGTTATGAGAAGATAACGATCAATGTCTCAAAGGCGTTTACTTCTttaattgttgaaataaaattaataacgagtattattatcatgtataaGCGAgtgaaagttataaataaatgttatactcgtttagaatataaagacaataaaagtatgagtatataaatatgaataatatatatatatagatatatgtaatattaataaaaattgtaagatttaatattactattgaAAACAATGaggaaaacatttatataaacatatatataaatcttttattatcttttatttatgtatttttaggaagcactaaaaaaatatgcactttgtccaaagaattaaaatttaaggatATACATGACTTTTCACATaggtaaatgaaatataaactgcaaataataataaaaatataaaagttttgagtttatctttgtgatattttgttgtatttatAGATTTCACAAGACagtaacatattaataaaaaagaatttaagagTTGTTATGGCAGATTGCGAACATATAGATGTAATTTCCACTATTGTTGATTACTTGATTTATTTTGCTGTGAATTTTAAGCTCGATAATGCGTCTGGTATGTACAGTAATATTTTTGCAGTtgttattaagattatattgataatatttgcatctttatcataataaagattgtataattttattttaatcctatatgtatgtattatttatcatatatattttattatccttatatatttgttatgttattctatatatatttcttatgtatcttaattaaaaatatacaattttggaATTTACTGTAGTTGTAAGTCGATGAAtgattagttttatttacaattagaattaacTAATCGccgacaaaatatatttgaaaaaacggATGACATGTGACTGACTACGTGGTAGTTGACCAtaggatatataaaatacatagagTAGTATACTCGTGGATAGAGTAGCATTGAATTGACCAATTAGgatagagaaatttttactcCTTTTGTTCTGATTGGTTAACTAAACCCTCTAGAAATCTGAACGCAGCCCCATAGTGAAGTTATAATTGTCACTAAATATGTCACTAGTAACTTttagtaatgtatatatggtACTATAATCAACTGTCAATTTAACTTAAAACTTGCATAATGATGCAAAGCTCCGAATAACGTATTTAATTACAGTTAGTcgtcttaaatataatatttaattaattataattacaattgtgTACATACGTAATAAAACTCAATATAGTATTAAAGTGTTATTGAAGGTGAATTAAGATAAAGATCGCATCAAATGGTGTGATATAAATTGGTGTATTGTCTCGTAAGAATAAAAGAAGTTTGTGAAAGAATAGTAAACAAaacgaatattatatgtatatagtttataattttctacaaagtCTGCTGGACATTTTCGAGTAACATGAGTTTAATTACTGACAAAATCATGCGAATTTTGCACGAATGTCATcctgataatgataatattaaaaatgaatcgaATCTAGGCGAGACGAAAAAATCACAAAAGGAAATCGAAGGAAAAAAGTTAgaggaaattaaaagtaatgcagaaaaattaatcgCGGATGAGCGATGCAATTATGTTGGAAGTATTGAATATGCTAGCTTGAATAAAATGCTGGCAATATGTAATTTAGAGGTAATtgaatctatataatttaattagtgtTTATGTgtgtaatgaaataaataaaaattgttttaaaatatatatttaaaataacgcCTTTAAAATACCCTATAcaaagtgtaaaaaatatacatatataaatcttcaattttattatataaaaatatataaaaattaattctaatctttataatgataaaaaatatcttgcaataatattaatattaactatgTATCTTTTTAGATTGGCGATGAAGTCACAGCCATTCATCATTTGGTAGAATCGCATGCAGTAATAGTTCGACAACACATTATGCACAGATATCAGAAATCCCAAATGTATGAATCTCTAAATATGCCTCAAATATATGGATTAAAACCAGCCCATGTAAAgtttgaaacaaaatttgcAGATAATAATGAATCATTTAAATCAAAACTCTCAGAACTACCAaaaggtatatatatgtatatttttttttttttttttttttgttataattctgtataaatttgttatatctttCTGATTCTCTTTACAGAGTGGTATATGATTCAAGTTACTGCCCAATATGAATCTTCAAGTATATTAAAGCATGAAAAATGTATGTCTACTGTAATGCATGCCatacatattacaatattgCCCACAGGGCCATCTGATATAGAACCTTTGTGTATAACTTTGCCGAAACCTGCAACACAAGTATCTTATGATATTTGTAAGgagattaagaaattattggGTACATACAGATTTCATTTACGAGGCACTTTTGCAAATCGCAAACAATATTGGAAGATGCGTGAAGatcaaaacaataaaatgaaggtaaatttgtatttaaactATGATACttcttaataaagaaatttaagacaattaattaattatagatagcTATAAATGCATTAGAAGAAATATGGCTGCGTGAAtggagaatattatttatggcTGATCCcattgaaaatttagaaattgtaGCTGAGATAGATCAAATGttggataaattaatatcagatTTTAAACCTTCGTAAGTAAGAAtgatagattattatttattgtctattgaaaaatgtttgttcatcttaatttttatttttgtgctttAGCATTGAAATATCAAAGCGATGTAGATGGCTTCTAAGAAAGATATCAACATGTGCATGTTTTCTTACGCATGAGGAAATAGCACGTGCAGTGAAATTTCTGCTTCCTGAATATGAAAAACTtgcaaataacattattttgtctatttatggaaaattagcatatgtacaaaaattaaaaagcgcAAAGCGAAAGacattagttttaattatcgACGAGGTAGGCGTATATATTGtgtcgaaaaataattatacatgaaatcaatataaatttctgtttCATGTACAATTCTGTTTCGTAaacaattctattttatttctgtcttAAGCACATGGATTATTTAGCATTTGAAGCTATGGAAATTCTTAAGAATCATCCTGTCACTCGTTTCCCATCTCTACACGTGGCATACGCGTTATTCAAGGAACACGAAGACACTATAATAGAaggttgtaaaataattaaagccAAAGAAGATATGGGAATTTGTATGATCAATAATCCGGGAGATTTAAACAAAATGGAGCAACGCATGAAgctttttatagatttttggCTACCACAATGGAAAGATACTCACAACATGCAGCCTAACGAAGAAATTTTCGAGGATGCGCTAATTAATcatgatattttaatgtataaagatattattgttCTATTAGcgacgttattattattgaccATTCATTTAATTGTATCTCTTTTTCCTATAGATATAATGGTCATGGGAGTGGCATAGAATATTTATCCGGAGAACATATTGAAAGAATGAAAGTGAAATCtactgttttattatttggcTGTAATAGCATGAAATTACTTACAATAGGTGGAAGGTATCCACCTTTTGGTAtttcaaatcaatatttaatagcatgcaggtaaaaaataatttattatttatttctgtactATGTGtaagaattttgtttaaatttaaaagtaaaagattgaaataaattaattttattttcagtcCTTGTCTCCTGGGTATGTTGTGGGAAGTAACAGATGTTGATATTGACAAAATGACTGCACATTTTATTAGTAATTGGATCCCTTCATCATCTGAGAAATCATGGGCAGAGGTAGACATAGATAGTTGGATTGGCGGAATTTTAAGTTagtattatgatataaaattactgtgttttcttttcaatattctcttcaataatttctttataattatttttagaacttacgaagaaaacaaaaaagaacaaaacGGAAATGGAGCCAGAAATGTTACGGGCAGTGGCAAAGGCTAAAAATAGTTGCTGTCATTTTATGACAGCAGCTGCAATAATAGTACGAGGCTTACCAatgaaaatagtttaaattctTCTTGATATTAcaggtatatttttttgcagtaTTGatgaaaactaatttttttacatcatgTACAAAACCCATTATGTTCCAGAagacaaaacaaaaaattttaatgatttataaagcaaaatctgtattttttttttaatgttttaatgcgaaaaaatatcttaaagatACGTAAtgcagtatataaaaataataacgtataGAAAGTATTGtacattcaaatatttttaaaataactttaaaaattgttaaaaatttttcttacgtaCATATCTTGACCGATTAATATTGCCTTCACTGATTCATAAGCTTCGATACTCTTTGGTCACATAATAATCTGCGGTTCTGGTACAGAAGTGGAAATGCTTTTATGTGGCAAAACTTGTCCGCCATTGATATAGAGTTCATCTTTCACAATAACATCTTCCCCTAGTACAGTTGTACCTTCCATTCGTACCCATCGTCCTACGACACTTCTCCATCCAACTATACATCTGTGATTAAATGATATagtttattacttaattactTGAACATTAATATCatacatgtaaatttttgtcaatacatatacataatagaattaatactTGCCCATCGAGCCATGCATGCTCTTTTATCACAGCTGCCTTAAGAATAGTGCTTCGTTTGATACAGCATCCATCAGCTAAAGTGACACCAGGTCCAATCGTGACGTTGGGCCCGATCCTGCAATCCTTGCCAATTTTAGCCGTCGGATCTATTAACACGTTTCCTACTATACCCGGGCCAGAATGAAGCTGTTCAGGATGTTTCTGTCTTAACGAGGCAAGATACATAGAcattcctaaaaaaaaaaaaaaataaataaaattacaaatatataaataaatatgttaacttgtatataagtaaatacCTGTGAGAAAGTCCTTAGGTTGTCCTACATCCATCCAGAAACCTGGCAATTCCATCGCGTACAATTCTCCATCCTGAGCCATGTTTGGAAAAACTTCCTTTTCGATGCTGGTAGGTTTCAATTCTATTCTGTTCAATACACTTGGATTAAAGATGTACATACctgcattttattaatataatttatttttgtatgttatgTAAATGCATCTACAAtctataacatttttctacaCGAGTCTCGATATTTCCGCTATCATTTACCTGcattaattttgttagatataaattcttgcggtttttcgacaaaattttcaatttttccatCCTCTTTGTATACAACTACACCATACTTTGACGGCTCCTCTACTTTAGTGACTATTATAGTTCCCTCTTTACCATGATTCTCATGAAATTCGAGGAGCTGTTTAAAGGGAAAATCGCAAATAATATCAGAGTTCAAAACGAAGAAGGGATCATCACTGGCCATTAAATATTCACGCGCGAGCGCAAGCGGTCCAGCAGTACCCAATGGTTCCGGTTCGTGAGAGAAGATAAGTCTTACTCCTAATTTCTTTGCTTCGTGAACTAACTCTTCTTCCATTTGCTGTGCTCGATAGGAGACAGCCAATATCACTTCCGTTACATTAGTTTGTACCTAAGAATGTTACAAAACCATAGttgaaaagataattatactttGACAAAATTTGATGATTggtaaattaatcaatcattcaattaattaataatcaaatgacaaatatttacataccAGTGCTTCAATCTGATGTAGGAGTATTGGTTTATTTGCAAATTCAACAAGTGGCTTGGGTCTACTTAAAGTAAGAGGTCGCAATCTGGTCCCATAGCCACCTACAAGTATTAAAGCACGCATGGtttgtaacttttttcttttttcgtgcATTCCTAGGAATCCTGCAACAGTTACaatagaagagagagagaagtaatTTGCGctctgataataaaaattataattaattcatagtcCTAGTactaatattatgttatatatcatTTGTTATTAGATTACcttattatctttttgttCTTGTTTCTTCAGCTTTACTGCAAATtagtatacatttattattacatcatcatatatataaatgttaatatattttttcaatatagatataattttattgcacagtgtattatattgttcattatttatatctttcgtCGAATGCGATATTACTTACTTGTGCGCGTGTGTTAACGAAACAACGCGATATCTCTCTGCGATAACTATTGCCACGTAAGATGCACTTGTAATAGAACACTCTACGTGTTTAAAACATACTTGTGATTATAATACCGACAATTTTCTCGCGATATTTCGCTGTCAATCGcggacaaaaataaattaccacACACAGTCAAACCTTTACACACACGTGTTCCTTTTACATGATAATTACAGGTATCTATTTCACGAATCTCTGTTGTggctaattaattttctagtaGCAATATTACTGGACGCCATGTTTCCACCTGCTGGTGATCACCTGTCAACGCCACGTACTGTCACTTTTCACACGacggtatattatattttgtgtcgAAGGTTAGATGACAGAAAAATTCTCTCGTGTGATTATTTCAACTggatgattaaattataaattatctatccAAAgagatttcaaaaatatttttcccacgtaattattgtattaaatcgaCACGTACTTGCATGTAACATAACATAACCTTATCAAGTCTGTAAGCGATGTCAACAAACGTAACAATTGTCACGagcaaaatatgattttacttaacatttaatatatatttatttatttatatatatatataaaagagaaaacaatgttttgttatatataacataactttattttaaatatattacaaaagaaaaaaaaggtgtatacttttatatattgtataagagcgacagtttatttaaatgtaaagtaCAGAGAAATGAATAAGCGTTAAACAATCATTTCCAATTCTCGGGCGTAGTCTATAGCAAGCGCTGCCAATTCAGAGCTGGGGATAGGCTCCTCGGACTTTTTCTCACTGGTCGTGGTAAAGTAAAAGTAACCGTCCTTGGACAGATTCCAATTCTTCTTGGCAGCAAATgcctttatatctttttccgtGCTTAAATTGAGCATCCTCGCAGCGTCCTGGATGGAGATCTTGTCATACGCGCTCTCCATACACGCGCCAATCTCATCGCGTacagtatttaataaaatgtctatAAAGAAATTGTAGGAAGCGGCAGGCACGTTGCCTTTGGCCAGGAAAATCTTGTTGTACGAACCCTCCATCAGGTATTGTTCCAGGCTCAAAGGATGCCTTATGTAAACATTGGATTGTATCTGATCAGACGGTAAAAGTTCCAGTTCTGTGTGAAACTCAGCGACGCGGTTTTGCGACAGCAGGAATAGAAGATTCAGACCGAGAAGCTGATACTTGTACGCCGACTCCATCAAACCGGACTTGTAATCAAAATAGTAGCACTTGAGCTGCGCCATGTAACGCTCGAAGGAAGGTATATCTTCGGCAGCGATGCTCCATTGTGCTCCGATTTCCAGTACGTCTCCTGTGATACGtacaaattgaattaatattacatatttgtatattatatatactaatacGTGACCATGTTTAGTGCCTCGATGCGGGACGTGtttaagaaagtaaaaaaaaagctttaataAAACGCGCgttatttgtatacatttactaatatttactaatatacTTAAActgcaagagagaaagagagagaaagaacatatttcttaattttttacaaattaatataaatatcacaaaattaaatacttttctcttataaaataaacatcaaaattaaaattaaacataatgaCATCAGTCTTAACTGCTAACGCTAGTGAACTAGCGCTGTCTATGAAACAACAATAGCGTCATCTGAAGGAAACAGTAACTTGTCTgtgaaaatatgttaaaaagttagaaaaatctctctctctctctgggaCAATTTGGTCCAATACAGGGCATTTTCTGGGACAAAGAGCTGAAATCCGAGACGTCTGGTcaccttatatatacatatataatcataaacaCTTTAGGGTGAGTGATATATACGTACTGGCAATTAGTAATTCATTTTGACTGGCTGTGCTGTTTGACGTCGGGAGAAACATCAGATGCGTGAGCCCGATCTGTACAagacacacatataaattatcatttaactGTTAATGTTATATgtgacaattataataattttatatatatatatacatatatttaaaagccGAAATGTCAAAcataataatggtataatCATTGAAATTCGAAAAACAGAGTTAAAGGGCAAACGATGACAATCCATTTTGACAGTCCGCTAACACGATGAGGTTATGACGAGATTTTTGTAGCAATAACCTCGCTCGATAtcttatgaataaaatacgtaaattaCCTTCAATTGATTGAGCAATTCGCCGCATTTCTTCAAATTACACGGGGTTTTTGTCCACTCGCGTTTTAAATTCTGGTACAAAGAAACAACATCCTTGAGGGCTGCCATTTTTAATTTCGCCATGGAACAATCAAATATCTGAGATGCGCGACTCAAGAGAAAGATTCAATTCTGCTAATTTTCATGATAAAAACTATCCAAAATTGTGCCCGAATCTCCTCGAATAGAATGGCGtgattgaccaatcagaacATCGCTTCTCTTTTCTGATTGGTCGATTAAACGTGTACCATCTCTTGTTCATGATCAGTTCATAGTccgtttttatatttgagatCATTTTAGGTAAAGTCTTAAGCCCGTATCAGActatgcattaaaaattgagattaaagactgaagattgaaatttgaccAATTGAgacaaagtaattttagttccTTTTGTTCTGATTAgtcaaattctaatctttaatcttcaatcttcaattttcaatgcGTAGTCTGAAGGATGCAAAAGTTGTTCCCTATTATCGACCAAAATTTAACCTAAcgtgacaatatatttacttaatataaaagttttgcaattatatacacaaaataagataAGTTTCTGCTAGGAAttacataaagaaatatttgtgaacttatATAAATGATGTCTGACGTGAGTTTATGTTTCAATCTCGTACACTCACAGATGCAcgagagtaattttttacagagattttgaaaatcttttttactaggcttctaaagtaatttccaaaagtttacaaattaaataaatattacgacGTAACtacaattcttttaattttttatcatttttatatgaaattattagcctccgcgtgttgtttttataagtacTTAAATTGTGGAGTAGGATTTATCGATCCTTATAgacaaaaaagagattttcaaaatctgtaattcaTGTTCTGTCGGTAATTTTGGATCCCCTTAAGGTTCCAATCGGCGTATCTGATTGGCTGAATGTAGTTTTAAGACAACCTACAACGCAacttaaaatgatttaaaatacaaaaacggACCAGGAATATCAGCCATATgagctaataatttattttagacaaAGATAGCGATCCGCCCAGGAGATGTGTATCCTTTTCTACGAATTAGGTCATTCCCCTATCCTTGAAGGCCGCTCCGATATGCGTAAGCTCAATGGAATGTACCGCTCACTCGCGGCGCACTTCACGACGCGGGTTCGTCCGAGGCGCAGCGATCTTTACCGGCCTTCTACTTCCTCTTCCCGTGACTGGATACGATGGCGTCCGGAGTAAGTGGCTTTCACGCGGCACTTCACCGGTCGGCATCCGCATCGTGACGCGCCGATGCCGGCATCGGATTACCGTAAAACGAAGCCCGGCACGATGTATCATTTATTACATAGtgcattttttctttcagaCTTTATATACGTACCCGGAAAATTTCCGTGCCTACAAGGTTCTAATAGCGGCACAATTCTCTGGTGCTCAAGTCAAAGTCGCTGAGGACTTTATATTTGGCGAGACCAACAAGACCGAGGcgtttttgaagaaatttccGGTGGGAAAGGTAAGTCGAACGGTTCTAATTGCGCCTTTCACAAAATCTCTTTATTGTTTGCAATATGGtagataaaattcttttcctcaTGTCACGCATGATGAGAAAAGTCATGAAATATTCCTGTTATTTTATGACTTTAatccaaattattatttaaataatctttgttTGTTAAGTATATGTATCGctgttacaattatatttaaagttttatacaaAGATTTGACAAGTTATATGCTATCGCACATtgacatgtttttttatttaatcatgtatgataaaattagatttacatATGATaccaagaaaaaataatttttaattttgtatgaaattaaattatctataattgtatatataattcatatcctgaaatatatttcaatatctatattctaatatattatatatctttacataatatacatattaatataagtgcTATTTTGATCTTGTATACATTTTGAATATTCATACAGtaatattctcttatattgttttcttacttattcatatttactATATGATCATGTAATTACGTTAgagtaaaataatgtattatttttatgcgcaTTGCTATTAGAATAAGAGACTGTAAAAAACTGTACAATAATGATATTGTTctataaagattttacattacaattgaattctaaaatacaaatattaaatgtataagttatataaaatgtacagaTATTGTaaccattaaaaatattgtaatttttaaggTTCCAGCATTTGAAACAAGcgatggaaaatatattacagaaaGCAACGCGATTGCTTATTATGGTAAGA includes the following:
- the LOC140667577 gene encoding uncharacterized protein isoform X1, whose protein sequence is MDKHVKTIISCTINYYYTNLGYDINKKVALKRIFDLSLKLIFQDPNNFANRLNETASIIQDNFFLFASVCKHKDIITSIINYLKHFGVQLMYDMYSEYLDKFEVIRLLMCTIYNMNAEREVLLFVEKAIIENSKAECFTHDNFRPILSNRKIEMILLEEADLYAVINCLKIEDVSSLSKIWVHESIKQTFQLHIMKCFEDFSVPIHIFQSKRELLRNINGFEILLKYSQIRILSMWSEDIVTARNLAMSVKNQHVIFINTHMNFCAGILLPYGVLYDFEYIMNSSITKKVMENISYEKYKCLINPYINVKNNEFSKYYDLFYNGTWQKPLQQTYFHWINNNILLADATWEDIMRCKESAAKGFKIWSAESINSRMAVLSRLALILKSKGETLLAHTVSKWLKLPYFCINTLTRHETEQFEITKVRQPRSIVLLEEKDNVTMFRELTQTLIAGNSIIVMCNPDLCTLAPYCDVFSTARIPPGVINLLSTTQYLSPDLADLTKLNPEEVYSQLTMNNGTIKGQKSRNVRL
- the LOC140667577 gene encoding uncharacterized protein isoform X3, translated to MDKHVKTIISCTINYYYTNLGYDINKKVALKRIFDLSLKLIFQDPNNFANRLNETASIIQDNFFLFASVCKHKDIITSIINYLKHFGVQLMYDMYSEYLDKFEVIRLLMCTIYNMNAEREVLLFVEKAIIENSKAECFTHDNFRPILSNRKIEMILLEEADLYAVINCLKIEDVSSLSKIWVHESIKQTFQLHIMKCFEDFSVPIHIFQSKRELLRNINGFEILLKYSQIRILSMWSEDIVTARNLAMSVKNQHVIFINTHMNFCAGILLPYGVLYDFEYIMNSSITKKVMENISYEKYKCLINPYINVKNNEFSKYYDLFYNGTWQKPLQQTYFHWINNNILLADATWEDIMRCKESAAKGFKIWSAESINSRMAVLSRLALILKSKGETLLAHTVSKWLKLPYFCINTLTRHETEQFEITKVRQPRSIVLLEEKDNVTMFRELTQTLIAGNSIIVMCNPDLCTLAPYCDVFSTARIPPGVINLLSTTQYLSPDLADLTKLNPEEVYSQLTMNKKH
- the LOC140667577 gene encoding uncharacterized protein isoform X4, whose product is MYDMYSEYLDKFEVIRLLMCTIYNMNAEREVLLFVEKAIIENSKAECFTHDNFRPILSNRKIEMILLEEADLYAVINCLKIEDVSSLSKIWVHESIKQTFQLHIMKCFEDFSVPIHIFQSKRELLRNINGFEILLKYSQIRILSMWSEDIVTARNLAMSVKNQHVIFINTHMNFCAGILLPYGVLYDFEYIMNSSITKKVMENISYEKYKCLINPYINVKNNEFSKYYDLFYNGTWQKPLQQTYFHWINNNILLADATWEDIMRCKESAAKGFKIWSAESINSRMAVLSRLALILKSKGETLLAHTVSKWLKLPYFCINTLTRHETEQFEITKVRQPRSIVLLEEKDNVTMFRELTQTLIAGNSIIVMCNPDLCTLAPYCDVFSTARIPPGVINLLSTTQYLSPDLADLTKLNPEEVYSQLTMNNGTIKGQKSRNVRL
- the LOC140667577 gene encoding uncharacterized protein isoform X2 gives rise to the protein MDKHVKTIISCTINYYYTNLGYDINKKVALKRIFDLSLKLIFQDPNNFANRLNETASIIQDNFFLFASVCKHKDIITSIINYLKHFGVQLMYDMYSEYLDKFEVIRLLMCTIYNMNAEREVLLFVEKAIIENSKAECFTHDNFRPILSNRKIEMILLEEADLYAVINCLKIEDVSSLSKIWVHESIKQTFQLHIMKCFEDFSVPIHIFQSKRELLRNINGFEILLKYSQIRILSMWSEDIVTARNLAMSVKNQHVIFINTHMNFCAGILLPYGVLYDFEYIMNSSITKKVMENISYEKYKCLINPYINVKNNEFSKYYDLFYNGTWQKPLQQTYFHWINNNILLADATWEDIMRCKESAAKGFKIWSAESINSRMAVLSRLALILKSKGETLLAHTVSKWLKLPYFCINTLTRHETEQFEITKVRQPRSIVLLEEKDNVTMFRELTQTLIAGNSIIVMCNPDLCTLAPYCDVFSTARIPPGVINLLSTTQYLSPDLADLTKLNPEEVYSQLTMNKYVVACLK